CGTCGAGGAGATTTTACTCATCATGGTAAATCCATCCGAAAATTACTAGGTCTAGTGTCAGTCTCAGATTTATTATCTTTATATGACATGCCTTTACAATGATCTAGTGGAATATTTTTACCAAATGTATTAGAAAAGAGCAATCATCAAACACATTAAACTGTTTAGTAGATCAGTTGTGTACCTTCAGACGTCTAGCAAGTTCATTAGCATGCAGCACATTGGCAAGCTTTGATTGACCATAGGCAGACAGGCCATTATACCTGAGGATCATTCATCCGCATAAGACAAAGCCCTGGTCTCAACTTTTCTGGACATAAGCATAGTTcatctatttttgaaaacaacaaAATATGTACTTCCTATGACTGCAAATAATTGATCAACTCCTTTGGCTAAAACATTTTTGTCCTCCATCACCAAGAACTTTTatccaaaaattttaaatttgtgTAGGGAACAAATATTTTGCAGTAGTCAATGGAAATGGCATCCTTATAATGTTTCTTCATTTGATGTGGTCAGTGATAACACACACAACAAGGAAATCAGGGCCTGTTTCTAACAGATGCTCAGTCCCTATAAGAGAAAGATTGGGAGAAACGGCAAAAACAAATTTCTATCACTTTAGTTCTTTGCAGATACTCTAATCCAACTAATCCAACTTATCAAATTTTTGGGGAGAAAATTAAAGACTCAATAATTAAAGAATTAGCACATGACAGATATGTCAGACTATAGCATGTTCACCCTAATTGATCATTGATTTTGTCAAGCCGAATCCCTTCATGGTACGAAAATTTGTGGCGTCGTGAGGAGACATTAACAATCCTCCCTTCTTTTCTGCTCTGACTAGCCGTTCTTTTCATGGTCTTCAGCAATAAATTTGTCAAAAGAAAGTGGCCTGCAAATAAATATACCCGTGAAATCACCCTCAAGAGTGATGAAATTTGACCTTAGTATCACCAAAAATATAATGTAAATACAAGATGTCATAATGTTATGCAGAAATCTACGAATACAGAACCATGCCAAGCGAAGGAGTATGGCATTAAAACAATTAGCATCCAACACTACAAATGCCCACTAGGGTGCCTGCTTTAAATGATAATTAAACTAGAAAAGATGTCATAAAGTTATGCAAAAATCTAAGAACACACAACTTCGCAAACTAAGGACATGAGCACGGCAAGGGAGTAATAATGTAAACATAAACCGAGTGAATTTTGGCTGTAAAGACCAGGTGATCATCCAAACTTAAGCAAACCAAGAATTGGCCATCACAGACAGTCTAACAAGCAGGACGTAGATTATTAGACGATAGAAACTTAGCCAAAACACTTGACCTCATCACTCCAGTGTTAAGGCCCAAAGACTGGAGATTCATGTTACCCTATATTAACCATATTGCCACCATAGAAAATACCCAGTCTTTTTCTCATTTTCCTTGACTAGTTCATTTCAGTATTAAGTAGGAAATGTGTTGCATCTTACCAACATGGTTTGTTGCAAATTGCAGCTCAATCTTATCCTTGGAAAGTGTGAATGGGGTTGCCATGATACCTGCATTGTTACTTTGCCACAGATTACAATGATCTAGTTATTTCCGTGCTCAAAAGTCTGTCTATAAGCAAGTTAAAGCACAAGTACTCATGAATATGAATGCAAGTTTTGTTCACCCTAATGGTGGTGGGAGGAGGGTTTAACAAGATAATATCATCTGAATATTATTTACCAGCACAATGAACTTCGCTATATCagcaaccaaatacggatggccTTGGATTCAATCTGTCACCCTTTTTAGTTGTATAAAGTTAAAAGGAATATGCAGCCATAATTACTTGAACTATGGTGCTTTCTTGAGCGAAGAAATAATAATCAGGGGTTGTTTTGATAGGATTGAGAATTGATCTCTGAAATTAGCATGAATGATTACGTTAAGCTTCTAATTTTCAAGAATTGACCCATTAATTTTGTGAATTTCCTAGTAACTTCACATTACTTGGTAATATAAATTGCTAACCTTTAGAAATTGCATGTTGATTTTGTATTGTCTGAGTCGATTGATTGGAAAATGAAACGGTGATCTCCGTTTATATTGAAACATTGAAACATAAAACTTATCTTATGTACTGCAGAGAAGAAAACCCCCTGAGATTAAACAAATAAGTCCAATATGTCACATTCAAATATGGAATATTACAGTTCATTGGAGATGCTTCTTTTGATGAAGATTGACTCACCTATTCAATTTAGTGATAAAGTCTAGTGATTTTGACTTAAAAAACTTGTATATAATACAATTTGGAACTTAATGTATTAAGTAatctcatttttacattttttaatcATTCAAGACATTCAATTTCAACCTTTAGATTAGGTTACCAAAGCATGCTGTGTTTGGAAACTAACACATAACAATGGTTAGCTTCCCTTTATGTTcttttaacttcttattttctcttgtttctatcgttacatacatacatacatacttaTATGCCCGGGCCACCACACATTTAATGAGACTTAGGGTAGAAATTCGCATAAGACCCACAGCAGATATACATACTTTCTAATATGGTGCTTTAACTTTCTCAACATCAGTAGTTAACATACTTCCATCTTTACGAATTACTACGTCCTCCTAGTTGAAACTAATGAAGCGGTCATAAGTATGTTAGTTCGCCTAACACAGTTTACTAAAttcaaatcaaaaaaagaaagcaTAAATAGGAATACTTGAAATTGCTCTGCTATGAATTTACGTCGGAGAGTATAGAAAGTAACTAAAACAAGAGAAAGTCTACACTTATCCATTTCCGTCTTACATAAGCAGGTTTAGAGGAAGGCCGAAGGAATTGTAAGTTGATGCAAAATTCCTCACTGATGCAAGTGAACTAAGATCCAACTCCATGGCATCGATTTTAGCTTGTGGAACATCTCTAATTATTGCCTCTTTAACTTGTTTTCCAGCAGAGATATTCCTGACCCCCATAATTACATGCACACCTCGCAATGCAAGAACACGTGCAGTTTCAGCACCAATTCCACTTGATGCTCCTGTTAACCTCAACAGAAATATAAGCATGTACTTTGATAGCAAGTATCCACAAAGATAAAGAGAGCATTTAGTGACAGATTATTACCACTTTTCAGATACTACAACCACAACAACTATTGCATCTCAACTCCAGACTAGTTCGAGTCAGCTTAAGAATCCTCTCTGCTACCGGATGGACAGTTTTTGTGTTGTTGCTATCCGATAGAAATGAACCAAACTCAATTGTCTCCTGATAATTTTGCCAATGAGTTTATATTCTACTGGAGCTTTGACGCAAGACGATGGCATTTCTGCAGGCCCATTTCAGTGTCCGTGTTTCAAAACGAATTTAAATGAATGtctattcaaacttcaaaaaagCTACTACCTGCAAATAAATGGTATGACACCAAGCCTGTAGATTTGAGGACAAACAAACAATCTATTAATCCTGCAGATTTTATGCACCCTAAGTTAGTTTCAATAACTTAATTTCTGACTCAACAACAGAATTAGAAACCAGAAGTGAACTATGCAAAATCTATTTAAACACTAAACCAAGAAacttctgttggcaggtagaattttCCTAGAAATACTATGCTCACAACTCAGTTtggaaaaattgaaagaaagagttAGTTACCAGTAACAATGGCAGTAAGAGCAGAGCCATCAATTCCTTGAGTTACTTCCTCAGCTGTTGAATTTGCAGAGAACCCAGAAGCACCCTTTTTGCTTAGAAACCACATAGTatatgcttcttcttcttcttcttcttcttcttctttctcaaaGCTATACAACACTCAGCAAACTGTAAAAACAGAATTTTAAGCTATCCTCTTTTCTCTAGCCAGCTTTTGGGCAGGTGCGGCTTACTGGGCGCCTACTGGCCTAATTAATGAGATAAATGTGACCTATTTATAATTTTTAGACTACCAAGTAA
This DNA window, taken from Nicotiana tabacum cultivar K326 chromosome 4, ASM71507v2, whole genome shotgun sequence, encodes the following:
- the LOC107820935 gene encoding short-chain dehydrogenase TIC 32, chloroplastic-like, translating into MWFLSKKGASGFSANSTAEEVTQGIDGSALTAIVTGASSGIGAETARVLALRGVHVIMGVRNISAGKQVKEAIIRDVPQAKIDAMELDLSSLASVRNFASTYNSFGLPLNLLINNAGIMATPFTLSKDKIELQFATNHVGHFLLTNLLLKTMKRTASQSRKEGRIVNVSSRRHKFSYHEGIRLDKINDQLGYNGLSAYGQSKLANVLHANELARRLKEGGVEITANSLHPGAIATDLFRQHSIISGIVNILGKHVMKNVQQGAATTCYVALHPDVKGVSGKYYSDCNIAETSPQAKDTELAKKLWDFTMSLVD